A region of Allocoleopsis franciscana PCC 7113 DNA encodes the following proteins:
- a CDS encoding adenylate/guanylate cyclase domain-containing protein → MSLGSDEKGVILIVDDNPDTLDLLFFFLSDSDFTVLVAQNGKIALQIVEESHPDLILLDVMMPGIDGFEICRRLKANEASQDIPVIFMTALSDTEDKVKGFNVGAVDYITKPIQEEVLKARITTHLTIRNLNCSLVEQNKRLQAEIRERQQKEEELRLSNQAIAASSDGIVIADARKPDMPITYVNPAFERLTGYQAEEVVGRNCRFLQGKDTDQPALNELREAIREGKGCKVILSNYRKNGTLFWNELSVSPIYDAEGNLTHFVGIQSDITERKVAQEALHYQQEQTENLLLNILPKPIAERLKLEPSTIADSFEEVSVLFADLVGFTEFSNRRSAKELVEVLNVIFSGFDKLAEKHDLEKIKTIGDAYMVVAGLPMPRPDHTSAIAQMALDMQQSLTQVNAETGESFKMRIGINSGSVVAGVIGLKKFSYDLWGDTVNTASRMESLGIPGTIQVTAQTYERLRDQFIFEERGIIPVKGKGEMTTYLLKGRKS, encoded by the coding sequence ATGAGCCTTGGCAGTGACGAAAAAGGCGTCATTTTAATTGTTGACGACAACCCAGATACATTGGATTTGCTGTTCTTTTTTTTGAGTGATTCTGATTTTACCGTCTTAGTGGCGCAGAATGGCAAAATTGCTCTTCAGATTGTCGAAGAATCACATCCCGATCTCATTCTTTTAGATGTGATGATGCCGGGAATTGATGGGTTTGAAATCTGCCGTCGTCTAAAAGCGAATGAGGCAAGCCAAGACATTCCAGTCATTTTTATGACAGCGCTTTCTGATACAGAAGATAAAGTCAAAGGTTTTAATGTCGGGGCAGTAGACTATATCACTAAGCCGATTCAGGAAGAAGTCTTGAAAGCGCGGATTACGACTCACTTAACGATCCGGAACCTAAATTGTAGCCTGGTTGAGCAAAATAAAAGACTGCAAGCGGAGATTAGGGAACGTCAGCAAAAAGAAGAGGAACTGCGACTCTCAAACCAAGCGATCGCCGCAAGTAGTGATGGTATTGTCATCGCTGATGCCAGAAAGCCTGACATGCCCATTACTTACGTCAATCCGGCCTTTGAGCGACTAACGGGCTACCAGGCTGAAGAAGTAGTGGGACGAAACTGTCGTTTTCTGCAAGGAAAAGACACCGATCAACCGGCCCTCAATGAACTCCGCGAGGCAATCCGAGAAGGGAAGGGCTGCAAGGTTATATTATCCAATTATCGTAAAAATGGGACACTGTTCTGGAATGAGTTAAGTGTTTCACCCATCTATGATGCAGAGGGCAACCTCACGCATTTTGTCGGGATTCAATCGGATATTACTGAGCGCAAGGTAGCGCAAGAAGCACTGCACTACCAACAGGAACAAACAGAAAATTTGCTACTCAATATTTTACCGAAACCCATTGCCGAACGATTGAAACTGGAGCCAAGCACGATTGCTGATAGTTTTGAAGAAGTGAGTGTTTTATTTGCTGACCTCGTTGGTTTTACTGAGTTTTCAAACCGACGCTCGGCAAAAGAGTTAGTTGAGGTTTTGAATGTGATTTTCTCAGGGTTTGATAAACTTGCGGAGAAACATGATTTAGAGAAAATTAAAACCATTGGTGATGCCTATATGGTAGTCGCCGGTCTCCCCATGCCCCGACCGGATCATACCAGTGCGATCGCCCAAATGGCTCTTGATATGCAACAATCCCTGACTCAGGTCAATGCTGAAACGGGTGAATCCTTTAAAATGCGAATTGGGATCAATTCGGGTTCAGTTGTCGCGGGCGTGATTGGACTCAAAAAATTCAGTTACGATCTGTGGGGTGATACCGTCAATACTGCGAGTCGGATGGAATCTCTCGGCATTCCTGGTACTATCCAAGTTACGGCACAAACCTATGAACGATTACGAGACCAATTTATTTTTGAAGAGCGAGGTATCATTCCAGTCAAAGGCAAAGGCGAGATGACCACGTATTTGCTCAAAGGCAGAAAATCTTAG